A genomic segment from Candidatus Rokuibacteriota bacterium encodes:
- the ssb gene encoding single-stranded DNA-binding protein, which translates to MTSINHVVLMGNLTRDPELRYTPSGTAVCQVGLGLNRRYRDQAGELQQETSFVEVVVWGKQAEAVAAHMTKGRAVFVEGRLRQESWETEAGEKRSRLTVVAQRVTFLPRNGAPQAEGEPAPDWVTEEA; encoded by the coding sequence ATGACCAGCATCAACCACGTTGTCTTGATGGGAAACCTAACCCGCGATCCCGAGCTGCGCTACACGCCCTCGGGGACCGCGGTCTGCCAGGTGGGCCTGGGCCTGAACCGCCGCTATCGCGACCAGGCAGGCGAGCTCCAGCAGGAGACGAGCTTCGTCGAGGTCGTGGTGTGGGGGAAGCAGGCCGAGGCCGTCGCCGCTCACATGACCAAAGGCCGCGCCGTCTTCGTCGAGGGGCGGCTCAGGCAGGAGTCCTGGGAGACCGAGGCCGGCGAGAAGCGCTCGCGCCTCACGGTCGTCGCCCAGCGGGTGACCTTCCTGCCGAGGAACGGTGCGCCCCAGGCCGAAGGCGAGCCCGCGCCGGACTGGGTCACGGAGGAGGCGTAG
- a CDS encoding ribbon-helix-helix domain-containing protein, with translation MYKWVIPPEMLSRLWHVKQRTGVPIARQIREAVQAYLGQAEARAAEPEPSCSSRKEKPS, from the coding sequence ATGTACAAGTGGGTCATCCCGCCGGAGATGCTCAGCCGGCTCTGGCACGTCAAGCAGCGAACCGGCGTCCCGATCGCCCGGCAGATCCGGGAGGCGGTCCAGGCCTACCTCGGCCAGGCCGAGGCGCGAGCCGCCGAACCCGAACCGTCCTGTTCATCAAGGAAGGAGAAACCGTCATGA